A part of Legionella sainthelensi genomic DNA contains:
- a CDS encoding cytochrome P450, producing MSINTSKKDLATKKVPYLEMSFRQKLKQLKKNNFDLLTSLHTLSGDITQIKVGSQSIFFINHPEYARHILHTHLLNYPKDSFYQLAEHIIGQNILTTNDMAYWEERRKMVAGLFQPQSVSEMGSDIIAVIQEEMRSIKIGQNLWLNSLTTSLTLKVITRLLFSNAISEHEINQLSRLLTYFGDLLIKKRQPLSLSLPIRLNRNFHKAHRELKTLIKTIIQTERNSMKPDLIALLSKHRCPHTQAKLTEEELFSEAALMLFAGHETTANALNWLFITLSKYPELRKNLRKEIHSVLKKKMLEVDDLEQMPLIKALVMEVLRLFPSFPAVPRYCLNDDVIDGYLIPAHSMIIVNIAMIHRHPEFWSNPEGFDPYRFIDHKLKHKYAFLPFINGPRVCIGNNLALLELQLMTVLFLQQFDFNLIAGQDVSSNYIISLRTQKDILMNVVQAEM from the coding sequence ATGAGCATTAATACCAGCAAAAAGGACCTTGCTACTAAGAAAGTTCCTTATCTTGAGATGTCGTTCAGACAAAAATTAAAACAACTCAAAAAAAATAATTTTGACTTGTTAACCAGCCTCCATACATTATCCGGCGATATCACTCAAATTAAGGTAGGATCTCAGAGCATATTCTTTATCAATCATCCAGAATATGCACGGCATATTCTCCATACCCATCTTTTAAATTATCCCAAAGACAGTTTTTATCAATTAGCTGAACACATAATTGGACAAAACATCCTCACCACCAACGATATGGCGTATTGGGAAGAGCGTCGAAAAATGGTTGCTGGATTATTTCAACCGCAATCTGTATCAGAAATGGGGAGCGATATTATCGCAGTGATTCAAGAAGAAATGCGCTCTATCAAAATCGGTCAAAATTTGTGGCTTAATTCTTTGACAACATCCCTAACTCTAAAAGTCATTACCCGATTATTATTTAGTAATGCAATTAGTGAACACGAAATCAATCAATTATCCAGATTATTAACTTATTTTGGCGATCTTTTGATTAAGAAAAGACAACCATTGTCCTTATCATTACCAATCCGTCTTAACCGCAACTTTCATAAAGCTCATAGAGAACTCAAGACTCTTATCAAAACCATTATCCAGACAGAACGAAACAGCATGAAACCTGACCTCATTGCCCTGCTTTCAAAGCATCGATGTCCCCATACTCAAGCCAAACTCACTGAAGAAGAGTTATTTTCAGAAGCAGCATTAATGTTATTTGCCGGTCATGAAACGACAGCCAACGCGCTAAACTGGTTATTTATTACTTTATCTAAATACCCCGAACTGCGCAAAAATTTGCGCAAAGAAATACATTCTGTTCTTAAAAAGAAAATGTTAGAGGTAGACGATTTAGAACAAATGCCATTAATAAAAGCTCTAGTCATGGAAGTATTAAGATTATTTCCGTCTTTCCCTGCTGTACCAAGATATTGCCTTAACGACGATGTGATTGATGGATATTTAATCCCTGCTCATTCCATGATTATTGTGAATATTGCCATGATTCATAGACACCCAGAGTTTTGGTCTAATCCTGAAGGCTTTGATCCATATCGCTTTATTGATCATAAATTAAAACACAAATACGCTTTTCTACCTTTTATAAATGGCCCTAGGGTATGTATTGGTAACAATTTGGCATTATTGGAGTTACAGCTCATGACGGTCCTTTTTTTACAACAATTTGATTTTAATTTAATCGCGGGACAAGATGTCAGTTCCAATTACATCATTTCGTTACGCACCCAAAAAGACATTCTCATGAATGTGGTACAAGCTGAGATGTAA
- a CDS encoding M15 family metallopeptidase codes for MRFIYFLLFFLLSSWVFAKAEKNNLFKSSIRPIPKKIQRQMRQFTWRQGCPVTMNDLAYIRLSYWGFDNQTHMGALIVNKELAYEVVAIFRVLFKHKFPIQSMQLMDVFQGDDNASMRANNTSAFNCRPVTDRPGEYSQHSYGRAIDINPLINPYIKGKTILPPQGILYAKRNQDAPGKITKKSLVYQEFIKHGWDWAGDWHDLKDYQHFEKRAHGEKRNPYGYKPFSAQ; via the coding sequence ATGAGATTCATTTATTTTTTATTGTTTTTTCTTCTATCATCATGGGTTTTTGCTAAAGCAGAGAAGAATAATTTATTCAAAAGCAGTATTCGTCCTATTCCCAAAAAGATTCAACGTCAAATGCGTCAATTTACTTGGAGACAAGGTTGCCCAGTAACAATGAATGACTTAGCCTATATCCGACTTTCCTATTGGGGGTTTGATAATCAAACGCATATGGGAGCTTTAATTGTCAACAAAGAATTGGCCTATGAAGTGGTTGCTATTTTTAGAGTATTATTTAAACATAAATTCCCTATTCAAAGCATGCAACTCATGGATGTATTTCAAGGAGATGATAATGCCTCGATGAGGGCAAATAACACTTCTGCATTTAATTGTCGACCAGTCACCGATCGTCCAGGAGAATATTCCCAACACAGTTATGGTCGTGCGATTGATATTAATCCCTTGATTAATCCCTACATAAAAGGTAAAACAATTCTCCCCCCGCAAGGCATACTTTATGCAAAACGCAACCAAGATGCTCCGGGAAAAATCACTAAAAAAAGTTTAGTATATCAAGAATTTATAAAACATGGGTGGGATTGGGCTGGTGATTGGCATGATCTTAAAGATTATCAGCATTTTGAAAAAAGAGCTCATGGTGAGAAACGCAACCCCTATGGATATAAGCCATTTTCAGCACAATGA
- a CDS encoding condensation domain-containing protein encodes MAKTCSANYVDRLLMKINGAICPIWNSLFYTVEEAPCSESFFSCVNALINEAPRLKSIWSKAGKGWQVIEPDSQKITDTYRFDAIAVEKRERIQTLIQAPIDLEHSLPFRITIGKIFNNEGFSWIIAFQIHHAASDGQSLIHFVERFWDLLNGELNQHSPSRKSLSAPKMTDKKFIRYCLKIKKYCPISLKQNTDNYREEPALYLMKGPKLVSLIFKVYNLAFLI; translated from the coding sequence ATGGCAAAAACTTGTTCTGCAAATTATGTAGATCGGCTTCTTATGAAAATTAACGGGGCGATTTGCCCTATTTGGAATAGCTTATTTTATACGGTTGAAGAAGCTCCTTGTTCAGAATCTTTTTTTTCCTGCGTGAATGCATTAATCAATGAAGCACCACGATTGAAATCCATCTGGTCCAAAGCAGGTAAAGGTTGGCAGGTCATTGAACCTGACTCACAAAAAATAACAGACACTTATCGGTTTGATGCTATAGCTGTAGAAAAGCGCGAACGAATCCAAACATTAATCCAAGCACCTATTGATCTGGAACATTCTTTACCTTTTCGTATTACTATAGGCAAAATATTTAATAATGAAGGATTTAGCTGGATCATTGCATTTCAGATTCATCATGCTGCAAGTGATGGTCAATCTTTAATTCATTTTGTTGAACGTTTTTGGGACTTATTAAACGGTGAATTAAATCAACATTCGCCGAGCCGAAAAAGCCTGTCAGCCCCAAAAATGACGGATAAAAAATTTATTCGCTATTGCCTAAAAATAAAAAAGTATTGCCCAATCTCTTTAAAGCAAAATACAGACAATTATCGAGAAGAGCCAGCCCTTTATCTCATGAAGGGACCCAAATTGGTGTCCCTTATCTTCAAAGTATACAATTTAGCCTTTCTCATTTAA